One window of the Nicotiana tabacum cultivar K326 chromosome 4, ASM71507v2, whole genome shotgun sequence genome contains the following:
- the LOC142180120 gene encoding uncharacterized protein LOC142180120, which produces MITTLVFAKCDSIERIELWDSMYALASDMSVPWLVGGDFNVKVDEEETFRGLLVSLNVVKDFRHSIDTCNLVDLGFKGSIFTWWNGRSDDACIFKRLDRCLANFELQQMMPDLEAFMTVLDKHSEEMGFCERFIGGVRTKPILCSAFMSQKYCKKLNVVIVPWNRGSHAWRKMLERTLYFNIPPDFSLDESVNNVRDVINEGMWDVNRLMTLLPEEFADHIIDNITHPVEHDVLDK; this is translated from the exons ATGATAACTACTCTTGTTTTTGCCAAATGTGATTCCATAGAGAGAATTGAATTATGGGACTCCATGTATGCTCTAGCTTCTGACATGAGTGTTCCATGGTTAGTTGGTGGTGATTTTAACGTCAAAGTCGATGAGGAGGAGACGTTTAGAGGTTTGCTAGTGTCTttaaatgtagtgaaagattttCGACATTCTATAGACACTTGCAATTTGGTGGATTTAGGCTTTAAAGGTAGCATATTTACGTGGTGGAATGGAAGATCAGATGATGCTTGTATCTTCAAGCGATTGGATAGATGTTTGGCTAACTTCGAATTGCAGCAAATGATGCCTGATTTGGAA GCTTTCATGACTGTTCTTGACAAACATTCTGAGGAAATGGGGTTTTGTGAGAGGTTTATTGGTGGTGTACG GACCAAACCTATTTTGTGTAGTGCTTTCATGAGTCAAAAGTATTGCAAAAAATTGAATGTTGTCATTGTACCTTGGAACCGTGGATCACATGCTTGGAGGAAGATGCTTGAAC GAACACTCTATTTCAATATTCCTCCAGATTTTTCACTTGATGAATCAGTAAACAATGTGAGGGATGTGATCAATGAAGGAATGTGGGATGTAAATCGATTGATGACTCTACTACCAGAGGAGTTTGCTGATCACATTATTGACAATATTACTCATCCAGTGGAACATGATGTGCTTGACAAATAG